Genomic segment of Candidatus Lernaella stagnicola:
CAACCACGTAATGCAGCGAATAGGGTAAGAAAATCAGATACAAAGAGATATCTTTGTCCGTGTAGAAAAAATCGTAAAAACCGATCGTGACTCGCGAAGTCGCCGGAGCCAACCAGTACAGCACGCGGGCCAGCGGCTCCAACACGGAAAGCGTCGTGTCACCGAGAAAATCGCCGAGACGGGCCAACGCCTGTTCGCTGAATAGTCCGTCGCGAGCGATGAGTGTCAACGCTAACGCCCAAAAGCGGGGCAACCATTGCGACAGCGCCACGGCTAACGCGACGACCATGTAATGGATCGGCAGAAGCGACAGCGGGTACCAAAGCATCGCGCCGCGAAACTCGATGCCCTCGACCAAAACGCCGACAATCAACGCCGCCGTGAAGGCCGCCACGAGTATCGTAACCGCCACGCAGCCGCCGAGCACTTTGCCGCCGATATACTCGATGCCACTGATCGGCCGCGTTAGCGTGCTGCGCAAATTTCCGTCGGCGCGGTCGGCGGCAATCATCGAGTTGCCCAACCAGATCGCAAAGAACCAAGCGAGGTACGTTGCCAGCGTGTAGGCCCAATCCAGATCGCGCAGGCCGCGGATCTTCTCGCCGTCGGGCACCATCCAGAAAACAAGCAGCGTCAGCAGCACCCCG
This window contains:
- a CDS encoding ABC transporter permease subunit, whose translation is MKLWTVARFTLLRLRRTRYLSAGVLLTLLVFWMVPDGEKIRGLRDLDWAYTLATYLAWFFAIWLGNSMIAADRADGNLRSTLTRPISGIEYIGGKVLGGCVAVTILVAAFTAALIVGVLVEGIEFRGAMLWYPLSLLPIHYMVVALAVALSQWLPRFWALALTLIARDGLFSEQALARLGDFLGDTTLSVLEPLARVLYWLAPATSRVTIGFYDFFYTDKDISLYLIFLPYSLHYVVVACLLAAWHLNREEL